In Candidatus Promineifilum breve, one genomic interval encodes:
- a CDS encoding DUF1269 domain-containing protein translates to MSNMPHHVIVASFSAETGADEALKELKLLQGEKLLEIVDAAVLRRDTRDRIHVQEVHDVGGGKGAVAGGIFGAAVAVLAGPVGLVLGAAGGALLGGLAAKHVDMGLPNDQLKNLAETLEPGTSMLVAIIEHEWLGNMKDALHNSGARVLMAEALREDLTAKFGAGSTGYAAYVDGREVVAEPEGDEENRLELTHVSAEEGGVVVRTHVLTKDGLVNRQITVSEKGITTTDTPVAQKSRPEGAAVTLAQLEAEAAQLAQAVSDYPESRYKLRAHFYSLYGQGKRTSGYGNSELNFMRWEINRGVLNRLDDPTGAGSPWWREVNGWFLTTSELAVMVEYAGLGDEKLPRAVRYWIDYMRTPSPANWYRAHNRGIAEGYVRYEALAAEENEYEQFFMNEVLFRVIFASSMVMGKSFGALGRVMSNPILPAVDLLVSIPHFYPHRYPMTFMDKMHILHNGYSLREKAAQLLDERFVLPQLEELYQWTAEWLELPELAGYIIDGQPSYPKRETVA, encoded by the coding sequence ATGAGTAACATGCCCCATCACGTGATCGTCGCCTCATTCAGCGCCGAGACGGGCGCGGATGAAGCCCTCAAGGAGCTTAAGTTGCTCCAGGGCGAGAAGCTATTGGAGATCGTTGACGCCGCCGTACTGCGGCGCGACACGCGCGACCGCATCCACGTCCAGGAGGTCCACGACGTGGGCGGCGGCAAGGGGGCGGTCGCCGGGGGCATCTTTGGCGCGGCCGTAGCCGTGCTGGCCGGGCCGGTTGGGCTGGTGCTGGGCGCGGCGGGCGGGGCGTTGCTGGGCGGGTTGGCCGCCAAGCACGTTGACATGGGCCTGCCCAACGACCAACTCAAGAACCTGGCCGAGACGCTCGAACCGGGCACATCAATGCTCGTCGCCATCATTGAGCATGAGTGGCTCGGCAACATGAAAGATGCGCTACACAACTCCGGGGCCAGGGTCCTCATGGCCGAGGCGCTGCGCGAGGATCTGACGGCCAAGTTCGGCGCGGGCAGCACCGGCTACGCGGCCTACGTGGACGGCCGCGAGGTCGTGGCCGAACCGGAGGGGGATGAGGAAAACCGCCTCGAACTCACCCATGTCAGCGCGGAGGAGGGGGGTGTCGTCGTCCGCACGCACGTGCTGACCAAAGATGGGCTGGTCAATCGCCAGATCACGGTCAGCGAGAAGGGCATCACGACGACCGACACGCCGGTCGCCCAGAAGAGCCGGCCCGAGGGCGCTGCCGTAACCCTGGCCCAACTGGAGGCCGAGGCCGCGCAACTGGCGCAGGCGGTCAGCGACTATCCGGAGAGCCGCTATAAGCTGCGCGCCCATTTCTACAGCCTCTACGGCCAGGGCAAACGCACGTCGGGCTACGGCAATTCGGAGTTGAACTTCATGCGCTGGGAGATCAACCGCGGGGTGCTAAACCGGCTGGACGATCCGACGGGAGCCGGCAGCCCGTGGTGGCGCGAGGTGAACGGTTGGTTCCTCACCACGTCTGAGTTGGCGGTGATGGTCGAATATGCGGGGTTGGGCGACGAAAAGTTGCCGCGGGCGGTGCGCTACTGGATCGACTACATGCGCACCCCGTCGCCGGCTAACTGGTACCGGGCGCACAACCGCGGCATCGCCGAGGGGTATGTGCGCTACGAGGCGCTGGCGGCCGAGGAAAACGAGTACGAGCAGTTCTTCATGAACGAAGTCCTGTTCCGGGTCATCTTCGCCAGTTCGATGGTCATGGGCAAGAGCTTCGGCGCGCTGGGTAGGGTCATGTCTAACCCCATCCTGCCGGCCGTTGACCTGCTGGTGAGCATTCCCCATTTCTACCCCCATCGCTACCCCATGACCTTCATGGACAAGATGCACATTCTGCACAATGGCTACTCGCTGCGCGAGAAGGCGGCGCAACTGCTGGACGAGCGCTTTGTCTTGCCCCAGTTGGAGGAGTTGTATCAGTGGACGGCCGAGTGGCTGGAACTGCCGGAACTGGCCGGCTATATCATCGACGGCCAGCCCAGCTACCCGAAGAGGGAGACAGTCGCGTGA
- a CDS encoding SDR family oxidoreductase encodes MSSQPPIHAVTGAFGYSGKYIAQRLLARGCAVRTLTNSPQRGNAFGEAITAYPFNFDRPDKLVEALRGVSVLYNTYWVRFNHRQFSHAQAVTNTLILFDVARRAGVERIVHVSITNPSAAPHLEYFAGKAELEQALIASGTSYAILRPAVLFGKEDVLINNIAWTLRRLPVFGVFGDGSYRIQPIYVDDLAELAVAQGAGRENVIVNAIGPETFTFRELVTTIGGIIGHERPVLSFPPRLAYWATRVVGLFVGDVFLTWEEVQGLMAGTLAVDAPPAGTTALTAWARQHADTLGRHYSSELARREDRRTAYRSN; translated from the coding sequence GTGAGCAGCCAACCGCCGATCCACGCCGTCACCGGAGCGTTCGGCTACTCCGGCAAGTACATCGCCCAGCGCCTGCTGGCCCGGGGCTGCGCCGTACGCACGCTGACGAATTCGCCGCAGCGGGGCAACGCCTTCGGGGAGGCCATTACCGCCTATCCCTTCAACTTCGACCGGCCCGACAAGCTGGTCGAGGCGCTGCGCGGCGTCTCGGTGCTCTATAACACCTATTGGGTGCGCTTCAACCACCGCCAGTTCAGCCACGCCCAGGCAGTCACCAACACGTTGATCCTTTTTGACGTGGCCAGGCGGGCGGGTGTGGAGCGCATTGTCCACGTCAGCATCACCAACCCGTCGGCCGCGCCGCACCTGGAGTACTTCGCCGGCAAGGCGGAGCTGGAACAGGCGCTCATCGCATCGGGCACGTCCTATGCCATTCTGCGGCCGGCCGTCCTCTTCGGCAAAGAGGACGTGCTGATCAACAACATCGCCTGGACGTTGCGGCGGCTGCCAGTCTTCGGAGTCTTTGGTGACGGGAGCTACCGGATTCAGCCCATCTACGTCGACGACCTGGCCGAGCTGGCCGTGGCCCAGGGCGCAGGGCGCGAAAACGTAATTGTCAACGCCATCGGGCCGGAGACGTTCACGTTTCGCGAACTGGTTACAACTATCGGCGGCATCATCGGCCACGAGCGGCCGGTGCTTTCGTTCCCGCCGCGCCTGGCCTACTGGGCGACGCGGGTCGTCGGTCTCTTCGTCGGAGATGTATTCCTGACCTGGGAAGAGGTGCAGGGGTTGATGGCCGGCACGCTGGCTGTCGACGCGCCGCCGGCGGGCACGACCGCTCTGACCGCCTGGGCGCGACAGCACGCCGACACCCTGGGCCGCCACTACTCCAGTGAGTTAGCCCGTCGCGAAGACCGCCGCACAGCTTACCGCTCCAACTGA